Proteins encoded by one window of Rutidosis leptorrhynchoides isolate AG116_Rl617_1_P2 chromosome 7, CSIRO_AGI_Rlap_v1, whole genome shotgun sequence:
- the LOC139859000 gene encoding uncharacterized protein produces MGRTNILSQELQKKCQDIGNAISLVSTIKVSLNDFRNNGWESFFEQVKYFCAKHNIEMPDFGAMYKSGRYRPRQKDNHVTVEHFYRVDIFICALDKQSHELAFRFDNNATELLTLSSALVPRKHSDMLSIDQICSLVQKYYPIDFTEQEIIRLRILVESKKCEAYGSIERLTRLILTLPVSTATTERAFSAMNLCKNRLRNKMSDDFLASNLVVYIEKEIAELFDSETVIDEFKDLKGRRAQL; encoded by the exons ATGGGGAGGACTAATATTTTATCTCAAGAATTACAAAAGAAATGCCAAGATATTGGCAATGCCATTTCGTTAGTGTCAACAATAAAGGTAAGCTTGAATGACTTCAGAAATAATGGATGGGAATCTTTCTTTGAACAGGTAAAATATTTCTGCGCAAAACACAATATTGAAATGCCTGATTTTGGTGCTATGTACAAGTCTGGTCGATATCGCCCTCGTCAAAAAGACAATCATGTTACCGTTGAGCATTTTTATCGAGTAGATATATTTATTTGTGCACTAGACAAACAATCACATGAGTTGGCTTTTAGATTTGATAATAATGCCACTGAATTATTAACTCTTAGCTCTGCTTTAGTCCCTAGAAAACACTCGGATATGTTAAGCATTGATCAGATTTGCTCTCTTGTTCAGAAGTATTATCCCATCGATTTTACCGAGCAAGAAATTATTCGGTTGAG AATCCTTGTAGAAAGTAAAAAGTGTGAGGCATATGGTTCGATTGAAAGATTAACGCGACTCATTTTGACACTTCCGGTTTCCACTGCTACAACCGAGAGAGCATTTTCAGCCATGAATTTATGTAAGAATCGACTTCGCAATAAGATGTCTGATGATTTTCTTGCATCGAACTTGGTAGTTTACATTGAAAAAGAAATTGCAGAATTGTTTGATTCGGAGACTGTAATCGATGAGTTTAAAGACCTTAAGGGTCGTCGAGCTCAACTATAG